The Paenibacillus sp. BIC5C1 DNA segment CCATGCTGGATGCGATCACACAAGCCCAGATCTGGCATACGGTGATGAATATCGCGCGTCAGCGCAGCCTGGGATTGCTGATCATCAGCCATGATCGGGAGTTGCTGCACAGGTTATGCGATCGGATTGTGCAGATGCCAACTTCATAGTTTACGGCGTATAAACCGTTTTACAATTTAAAAGGGGCGTCCGAGTAGTTGATCATGAACATTAATCATGGATTTGACTACGGGGACACCCCTTTGCAATTATAACGAACTCAGTGCTTTAACGAGAAGCGTGCGCTATTAGATGGAATTCTACAGTTTTGATGTTGGAATGAATTGTAGACACCTTATATGCCCGTATTGTCTGTATTTTCACAGAATTTTGCTATGCATACGATAATAAAGGGGTTGAAGTTCGTTAGCCTTCCCGATTCACGCTAAACTTCCGAATAAGGTGTAATCGATTCGTAAGCGTCTTTAGTTTACTTTACCTACCGTGATTCACCTTATTGGTTCGACAGCCTGCCCACCAGCACAGACAATCTGCGCATGGCTTCTTCCACTGTTGAACGTGGGCAAGCCACATTCATGCGCATGAATCCTGTGCCTTCTGCTCCGAAGATACTTCCATCATTGAAGGCGAGTCCCGCTTCCTTGAGCAGCATCGTACACAGCTGCGCATGTGGAATATTCAACTTTCGGAAATCCATCCACAGCAGGTAAGTCGCTTCTGGAAATCGGATTCCGATTTGCGGCATATGATCTGCGACATACTCCTGCACGTATTCCATATTTCCGCGGATATAGGCAAGGCAGTCATCCAGCCATTCTTCAGCACCGTTGTAGGCCGCTTCGGCTGCAACTGCTCCCAACGTGCTGATGTTGGCAAGTCCCATCGTTTTCACGCCCTGCATGAATGATTCCCGCAGCTTGGCATTTGGTATGATGATATTGGAGGTGCAAAGACCTGGTATGTTGAACGTTTTGCTTGGTGCTGTACAGATAATGCTGAGATCAGCGACAGCTTCAGAAATCAGGGCCAACGGAGTATGCGCACCGCGTTGGTGGACCAGATCGGCATGAATCTCATCCGAAACGATAATTACATTATATTGCACGCAGAGTGCAGCAAGGCTTTGAAGTTCTTCACGAGTCCATACCCGCCCAACTGGGTTGTGAGGGCTGCACAGAATTAACATTTTGACCCGACCCGTCTTCAGGCAGGATTCCAGATGCTCCAGATCCATAGAATAATGTCCATCGTTCTCCACTAATGGATTGGTCATCAGTTCTCTGCCCTGACCACGTACCACATCATAGAAGGGTGCATACACTGGAGTCTGAATTACTACTGCATCTCCCGGTTCGGTGAACCGTTGTACAGCAATGCTGAGTGCAGGCACAATACCTGGGGTGAATACAACCCATTCATCGTGAATGCTCCAGTTGTGACGGCGCTCCATCCATCCCGATAGCGCGGCGTGATACGCATCTGTTCGCACCGTATAGCCAAAAACACCATGTTCCATTCGAGTTTTCAGCGCTTGAATGACCGACGGCGGAGCAGCGAAATCCATATCAGCAACCCACATGGGGAGCGCATCTGCGACGCCAAAAATCTCTTCAAGCGCATCCCATTTCTCTGATCCTGTAGAGAGCCGATTAATCGGCTCATCAAATGTATGATTCTTGTTCTTGCTCATTGCTTAAATCCTCCTTGATATCCGTTCCTTCGACTACAATCGACAGATTATTATCTAATAAATTCGGTGAATTCGCAACTTGTAACAGCGGATGGATTCCATTTGGTATGGGGCTGCATCCAGAAATTTATTCACGTAATAACAATGATTTGAGTGTGCGTATGGACAGTGAGGCAGTATCTACCCTATTTCCAAACTTCCAAACAGTAAAAGCCACCAGAGAAGGTCAGGATATGACCGATTCTACTGGTGGTTTTTTTGCTGATCCTGAATTCTTCTCGCACAGGCAGACATAGGTAGCAGGAGGAGGGATATTTATCCTTTATTTCATAAATGTGATCTTATGATGGCGTTACAGGTGCTCATTGAACCATCCAGCAATATGCTCCAGACGACGTACCCTTAAGTGCGGGTGACCTCCGCGAGACAACTCATGATTGGCCCCCGGGAAACGAACGAACCGAGTGGTCTGTCTGCGCCGCTTCAAAGCAACATACAATTGTTCAGCCTGTTCAATCGGACATCGTAGATCCTGCTCACCATGCAAAATCAGCAGCGGCGTGTTGATTTTACCCACGTATGCAAGCGGGGAGTGTTTCCATAACTTCTCGGTGTCATCCCATGCATTACCGCCAATCTGGTCTTCCGTGAAAAAGAATCCAATATCACTGACTCCGTAGAACGAGAGCCAGTTAGAGATGGAACGTTGAGTGACGGCTGCCTTGAAACGGTCGGTATGTCCAACAATCCAGTTGGTCATGAAGCCACCATAGCTGCCGCCAGTGACGCCCAGACGGGACTCGTCGATAAACGGATAACGGGACAACGCATAATCCATGGCTTCCATCAGATCACGATAATCCCCGCCGCCATAATCACCACGGCAGGCATTCACGAATTGCTGTCCATATCCGAGCCCGCCTCTTGGATTAATATATACAACAGCGTATCCCTGTGCTGCGAGGATCTGGAACTCATGCATAAACGTAAAGCCATACATCATATGTGGCCCGCCATGAATCTCAAGGATGGTTGGGACTTTAACTCCTTCCACCATGCCAGCCGGTTTCAGCATCCAGCCTTGCAGTCGCAGGCCATCAGAGGAATCGAACCAGAAGGTCTCGGGTGTGCTAAGTTGGATTTCTTCATCCAGCTGAGGATTGCTATGGGTCAATTGTATAGGCTCGGCCCCAACTTCATCAGGTTGAGTATATAGAAAGAGATCACCAGGACGAAGTACGTCTGCTACGCCTGCCACAATCTGTCCATTTTCCAGCTCAGCAAACTGATAGAACTCTTTTTCGTCCGGCAAGATGTATTCGGCATGACTGCCATCTCGTGCAAATCGGGCAATCCGAACGC contains these protein-coding regions:
- a CDS encoding S9 family peptidase; the encoded protein is MKSLRGITSEDLFQITWVNDPTPSPQGGQLVYVSRKTNEARDGYSSHLRLLNLENQKDRAFTSGDKDHAPAWSPDGSQLAFLREHEGKTQVWLIASDGGEAQQISHLKHGVSSLLWSPDGLTLLVKSSVDMSEKDEDETEDIDKKLLQELVVDRIRMKSDSGGLWNGRRTHLFRVPVEGGETVPVTTGHYDIGDYDWSPDGKSIAWIAQFPEEGEEHNDYTLTNHVYRAKADGSDVQQLTPEGYSFGRLTYAPDGQSLALLASDRSYGNATLVKLYTLPISGGQPVCLSKDWDVQINHSLVGDMRSHLTNTGPVFSRDGSSILCLATIEGSVRIARFARDGSHAEYILPDEKEFYQFAELENGQIVAGVADVLRPGDLFLYTQPDEVGAEPIQLTHSNPQLDEEIQLSTPETFWFDSSDGLRLQGWMLKPAGMVEGVKVPTILEIHGGPHMMYGFTFMHEFQILAAQGYAVVYINPRGGLGYGQQFVNACRGDYGGGDYRDLMEAMDYALSRYPFIDESRLGVTGGSYGGFMTNWIVGHTDRFKAAVTQRSISNWLSFYGVSDIGFFFTEDQIGGNAWDDTEKLWKHSPLAYVGKINTPLLILHGEQDLRCPIEQAEQLYVALKRRRQTTRFVRFPGANHELSRGGHPHLRVRRLEHIAGWFNEHL
- a CDS encoding MalY/PatB family protein codes for the protein MSKNKNHTFDEPINRLSTGSEKWDALEEIFGVADALPMWVADMDFAAPPSVIQALKTRMEHGVFGYTVRTDAYHAALSGWMERRHNWSIHDEWVVFTPGIVPALSIAVQRFTEPGDAVVIQTPVYAPFYDVVRGQGRELMTNPLVENDGHYSMDLEHLESCLKTGRVKMLILCSPHNPVGRVWTREELQSLAALCVQYNVIIVSDEIHADLVHQRGAHTPLALISEAVADLSIICTAPSKTFNIPGLCTSNIIIPNAKLRESFMQGVKTMGLANISTLGAVAAEAAYNGAEEWLDDCLAYIRGNMEYVQEYVADHMPQIGIRFPEATYLLWMDFRKLNIPHAQLCTMLLKEAGLAFNDGSIFGAEGTGFMRMNVACPRSTVEEAMRRLSVLVGRLSNQ